A region of Candidatus Omnitrophota bacterium DNA encodes the following proteins:
- a CDS encoding NAD-dependent epimerase/dehydratase family protein, giving the protein MRALVTGGGGFVGRYIVERLLSRGDSVRVLARGRYPELEQLGVEMVSGDLRDEAAVARACAEQEAVFHTAARVGLWGPWEEFYDINVRGTQHVLAGCRAHGVARLIYTSTPSVVFDGRDQRNANEAMPYPSRYSSYYPATKAIAERAVIAANGANRLLTTALRPHLIWGPRDTHIIPQLLARAKTGRLVMVGDGRNLVDMTYVENCADAHLLAADRLVPGSPVAGQVYFLSNGEPVRLWGFINQVLARLGVPTATRRVPARLARMVGAGLEVLYRAGHLPGEPFITRFLASELSTSHYYDISKAKRDFGYVPKISMQEGLDRLAASCGC; this is encoded by the coding sequence ATGAGAGCGTTGGTGACGGGAGGGGGAGGATTCGTCGGGCGCTACATTGTTGAACGGCTCTTGAGTCGCGGCGACTCAGTGCGCGTGCTCGCACGGGGTCGCTATCCGGAACTTGAGCAGCTCGGTGTTGAGATGGTCTCCGGCGACCTGCGCGATGAAGCGGCTGTGGCGCGCGCCTGTGCGGAGCAAGAGGCGGTGTTTCATACCGCAGCCCGCGTCGGCCTCTGGGGGCCGTGGGAAGAGTTTTATGACATCAACGTGCGCGGAACCCAGCATGTGCTGGCGGGTTGCCGCGCGCACGGCGTGGCCCGCCTGATCTACACGAGCACGCCCAGCGTCGTGTTCGACGGGCGCGATCAGCGCAACGCGAACGAGGCGATGCCGTATCCGTCCCGCTACAGCAGCTATTACCCGGCGACCAAAGCCATCGCCGAGCGAGCCGTCATCGCGGCCAATGGCGCCAACAGGCTGCTGACCACGGCGCTGCGCCCCCACTTGATTTGGGGGCCGCGCGATACGCACATCATTCCTCAACTGCTCGCGCGGGCGAAGACGGGAAGGCTCGTGATGGTGGGAGACGGCCGGAATCTCGTTGACATGACCTACGTGGAAAATTGCGCCGATGCCCATCTCCTCGCAGCCGATCGTCTCGTCCCAGGATCACCGGTAGCCGGGCAGGTCTATTTTCTCAGCAATGGCGAGCCGGTGCGGCTGTGGGGGTTTATCAACCAAGTACTCGCCCGGCTTGGAGTGCCCACGGCAACGAGGCGTGTCCCCGCCCGGTTGGCGCGGATGGTGGGTGCTGGGCTTGAAGTGCTCTATCGCGCGGGACACCTGCCGGGCGAACCGTTCATTACGCGGTTTCTCGCCTCGGAGCTGTCCACCTCGCATTACTACGACATCTCAAAAGCCAAGCGGGATTTCGGCTACGTGCCGAAGATTTCCATGCAGGAAGGATTGGATCGGCTCGCCGCCTCGTGTGGCTGCTAG
- a CDS encoding class I SAM-dependent methyltransferase translates to MTSAYRGASPRAIQRHYDVGNDFYALWLDTKTFCYSCAMWEPGDTLEAAQLRKYEWHIAQARAHEASHVLDIGCGWGGLSRLLVDEHRVGHVVSLTLSNAQVEYIQALHHPRIEARLEGWAEHRPAAPYDAILAVGVLEHAARSGLSSREKINAYRTFFQHCHRMLKPGRWISGQTITYETIGCVERVMGPTLWRWWPGGTVSIVSLGRRSVVFRRALSRLMKSLGGFHDGLDPFDALSLLDVFAESTLPRLAELSEATEGLFEIEMIRNDREDYRKTTQEWHERLQARRTEAIALVGEAVTAYYERYLSTCVRVFESKACGLVRFVLRRL, encoded by the coding sequence ATGACATCAGCGTATCGAGGCGCATCGCCTCGCGCGATTCAGCGTCACTATGATGTCGGCAACGACTTCTACGCCCTCTGGCTCGATACCAAGACGTTCTGCTATTCCTGCGCCATGTGGGAACCCGGAGACACGCTCGAGGCCGCCCAGCTGAGAAAATACGAGTGGCATATTGCTCAGGCCAGGGCGCATGAGGCGTCCCATGTCCTCGACATCGGCTGCGGGTGGGGCGGGTTGTCGCGGCTGCTTGTGGATGAGCACCGCGTCGGACACGTCGTCAGCTTGACCCTCAGCAACGCGCAAGTTGAGTACATTCAAGCCCTCCACCATCCGAGAATTGAGGCCCGGTTAGAGGGGTGGGCCGAGCATCGCCCCGCTGCCCCGTATGATGCGATTCTCGCGGTGGGCGTTCTGGAACACGCGGCGCGGTCCGGATTATCCAGTCGAGAGAAAATCAACGCGTATCGCACGTTCTTCCAGCACTGTCATCGGATGCTCAAGCCGGGACGGTGGATATCAGGCCAGACGATTACGTATGAAACGATTGGATGTGTGGAGCGCGTGATGGGACCGACGTTGTGGCGGTGGTGGCCGGGCGGCACCGTGTCCATCGTCTCCTTGGGCCGCCGATCGGTGGTGTTCCGTCGTGCGCTCTCGCGGCTGATGAAGTCCCTGGGGGGATTTCATGACGGTTTAGATCCCTTTGACGCGCTCTCGCTCCTGGATGTGTTTGCCGAATCCACGCTGCCTCGTCTTGCCGAGTTGTCCGAGGCGACCGAGGGGCTGTTCGAGATTGAGATGATTCGCAATGACCGCGAGGATTATCGGAAAACGACGCAGGAGTGGCACGAACGATTGCAGGCCAGGCGAACCGAGGCCATCGCTCTGGTGGGCGAGGCGGTGACGGCCTACTATGAGCGCTATTTGTCCACGTGCGTCCGCGTCTTCGAGTCGAAGGCGTGCGGCCTGGTGCGCTTTGTCCTTCGTCGGCTGTGA
- a CDS encoding alpha/beta fold hydrolase, which translates to MAVLSKKLYPFASHDLELPGGLKYHYLNEGQGEPLVMLHGNPTWSFYYRHLITAFRDRYRVIVPDHIGMGLSDKPQHYPYRLAQHIANLELLIEHLHLKRITLVMHDWGGMIGMGYAVRHPQTVSRFVVFNTTAFVDPSVLPFRLRLCRIPLISEVLIRRFNLFARIALRTACSHQERLTPDVKAGYLAPYDSYANRIATARFVEDIPMPATHPTYPVLHAIDQQLEQFQRHPMLIVWGMQDPVFSPAFLRAWERRFPHAQVKRVEDAGHYVVEDASERIISWMHEFLASHPEG; encoded by the coding sequence ATGGCAGTGCTATCCAAGAAGCTATATCCCTTCGCCTCCCACGATCTTGAGCTTCCCGGCGGATTGAAGTATCATTACCTCAACGAGGGCCAAGGTGAACCGCTCGTCATGCTCCATGGGAACCCCACCTGGTCCTTCTACTACCGGCATCTGATTACGGCGTTCCGCGACCGCTACCGAGTCATCGTGCCGGATCATATCGGCATGGGGCTCTCGGATAAACCCCAGCACTACCCCTATCGCCTCGCGCAACACATCGCCAATCTCGAGCTCCTCATCGAACACTTGCACTTAAAGCGTATCACCCTGGTCATGCATGACTGGGGCGGCATGATTGGGATGGGCTATGCGGTGCGCCATCCACAGACGGTTTCCCGTTTCGTGGTGTTTAATACGACAGCGTTCGTCGATCCATCCGTGTTGCCGTTTCGATTGCGGCTCTGTCGCATCCCACTGATCAGCGAAGTGCTCATCCGGCGCTTCAATCTCTTTGCGCGGATTGCCCTGCGGACCGCGTGCTCCCATCAGGAACGTTTGACGCCAGACGTCAAGGCAGGATATCTCGCGCCCTATGACTCGTATGCCAACCGGATCGCCACCGCGCGGTTTGTTGAGGATATCCCCATGCCGGCGACCCATCCCACCTATCCGGTCTTGCACGCCATTGATCAGCAGCTTGAGCAGTTCCAGCGCCATCCCATGCTCATCGTCTGGGGGATGCAGGATCCCGTGTTTAGCCCGGCCTTCCTCCGCGCGTGGGAACGGCGGTTTCCACACGCACAGGTGAAACGCGTTGAGGATGCGGGACACTACGTGGTGGAAGACGCCTCTGAGCGGATCATCTCCTGGATGCACGAATTTCTCGCGAGCCATCCGGAGGGCTGA
- a CDS encoding class I SAM-dependent methyltransferase produces MTSTYLGASPRAIQRHYDVGNDFYALWLDAKTFCYSCAMWEPGDTLEAAQLRKYEWHIAQARAHEASQVLDIGCGWGGLSRMLVDEHGVGHVVSLTLSKAQADYIRALNHPKIDARLEGWADHQPTGSYDAILAVGVLEHAARLGLSSHQKINAYRTFFQRCHRMLKPGRWMSGQTIIFENVGRMERILGPTLWRWWPGGAQALLSFSRRVPLVRTQLAGLMRRVGELQNGFDPYDVFEIVEVFEESTLPRIAEFSEAVEGFFEIEIIRNDREQYRQTTQAWYDRLQARRKEAVAIVGEATTAHYEHYLLACTRIFEAKACGLMRFVLRRL; encoded by the coding sequence ATGACATCAACCTATCTCGGGGCGTCGCCTCGCGCCATTCAACGCCACTACGATGTCGGTAACGACTTCTACGCCCTCTGGCTCGACGCCAAGACCTTCTGCTATTCCTGCGCCATGTGGGAGCCCGGAGACACGCTCGAGGCCGCCCAGCTCAGAAAATATGAATGGCACATCGCCCAGGCCAGGGCGCACGAGGCGTCCCAGGTCCTCGACATCGGCTGCGGGTGGGGCGGCTTGTCGCGGATGCTTGTGGATGAGCATGGCGTTGGACACGTCGTCAGTTTAACTCTCAGCAAGGCGCAGGCTGATTACATTCGCGCGCTCAACCATCCGAAGATCGACGCCCGCTTGGAAGGGTGGGCCGATCATCAACCCACGGGCTCCTACGACGCCATCTTGGCCGTGGGGGTCTTAGAGCATGCGGCGCGACTAGGATTATCCAGCCATCAAAAAATCAACGCCTACCGCACGTTCTTTCAGCGATGCCATCGGATGCTGAAGCCAGGACGGTGGATGTCAGGTCAGACGATTATCTTTGAAAATGTTGGGCGAATGGAGCGCATCTTGGGGCCGACGCTGTGGCGGTGGTGGCCAGGAGGGGCCCAAGCACTCCTGTCGTTCAGTCGACGAGTTCCTTTGGTCCGCACGCAACTCGCAGGGTTGATGAGACGGGTTGGAGAACTCCAGAATGGTTTTGATCCCTATGATGTGTTTGAAATTGTCGAGGTGTTTGAGGAATCCACGCTGCCCCGCATTGCGGAGTTTTCCGAAGCGGTTGAGGGATTCTTCGAAATCGAAATCATTCGAAACGATCGTGAACAGTATCGCCAGACCACCCAGGCATGGTACGATCGCTTACAAGCGCGACGCAAAGAGGCTGTCGCCATCGTGGGAGAAGCCACCACGGCGCATTACGAGCATTATCTGCTGGCCTGCACTCGCATCTTTGAGGCAAAAGCATGTGGGCTCATGCGTTTTGTCCTGCGTCGACTCTGA
- a CDS encoding ABC transporter permease: MKLPTDIFLKMAFVNIWRNARRSLITILAIEVGLGGLIFLWGYKDGAAAGMLENATSLFTGHVQVHALGFDKTMSPGLTITDPVRLIQDIQGHPEVIGIARRVKCGVMIGTSEHSKGAMLLGIDPQQEVNVTRVKSLITRGVFLSDGAKKEILLGDRLAEKLNVAVGDKVVVMVHSVDGLLTGFAYHVTGIFHAGTRILDEEVVYADIASAQELLGIGSDVSEIVVRLNDLRAMSSFLPFVNHAVDTAKYEVLTWDQAEPEAKSLADWGEGIVRVIVVAMTIVIAIGIMNTVIMSVLERTKEFGVMLAIGVKPRQLIRLVLLESFLLQCVGIGVGVFFGYSLVTYFGYVGIPLWYAADTFSAGYVSPVIYTRVYPEHVVLSVLILIVVTSVVSLYPAVRAGRLNPVAAIYRS, from the coding sequence ATGAAACTGCCGACGGATATTTTTCTGAAAATGGCGTTCGTCAACATCTGGCGCAACGCCCGCCGTTCCCTCATTACGATCCTGGCGATTGAGGTGGGGCTCGGCGGCCTGATTTTTTTGTGGGGCTATAAGGATGGAGCCGCCGCCGGCATGTTGGAAAACGCCACCAGCCTCTTTACCGGGCACGTCCAAGTTCATGCGCTCGGGTTTGACAAGACGATGTCTCCGGGACTGACCATCACCGATCCGGTCCGGCTCATCCAGGACATTCAAGGGCACCCGGAGGTGATCGGCATTGCGCGTCGCGTGAAATGCGGGGTGATGATCGGCACGAGCGAGCACTCCAAAGGCGCCATGCTGCTGGGGATCGATCCGCAGCAAGAAGTCAATGTGACACGGGTCAAAAGCCTGATCACGCGAGGCGTGTTTCTTTCTGATGGCGCCAAGAAAGAGATTCTTCTCGGCGATCGATTGGCCGAGAAGCTCAATGTGGCCGTCGGGGATAAAGTGGTCGTGATGGTGCACTCGGTCGATGGGCTCCTCACAGGGTTTGCCTACCACGTCACAGGGATCTTTCACGCCGGCACGAGAATCCTGGATGAAGAAGTCGTGTACGCAGATATCGCCTCGGCCCAAGAGCTCTTAGGTATTGGCTCCGATGTGTCGGAGATTGTCGTGCGGCTCAACGATCTGAGGGCGATGTCGTCGTTTCTTCCCTTCGTGAATCACGCCGTCGATACCGCCAAGTATGAAGTGCTCACGTGGGATCAAGCCGAGCCTGAGGCCAAATCGCTGGCGGATTGGGGGGAGGGGATCGTGCGCGTGATCGTCGTGGCCATGACGATCGTGATCGCCATCGGCATCATGAATACGGTGATCATGTCGGTGCTGGAGCGGACCAAGGAGTTTGGCGTCATGCTGGCTATCGGGGTGAAGCCCCGACAGCTCATTCGTCTCGTGCTGTTGGAGTCGTTTCTCCTCCAATGCGTGGGGATCGGGGTGGGCGTCTTCTTCGGCTACAGCCTGGTGACCTACTTTGGGTACGTGGGGATTCCCCTCTGGTATGCCGCGGACACGTTTTCGGCGGGGTATGTCAGTCCGGTGATTTACACGCGCGTCTATCCAGAGCACGTGGTCTTGTCGGTGCTGATCCTGATCGTGGTGACGTCAGTCGTCTCGCTCTATCCCGCGGTGAGGGCCGGGCGGCTGAATCCCGTCGCCGCGATTTATCGCTCATGA
- a CDS encoding outer membrane lipoprotein-sorting protein: protein MSRYGAIGLIVGLAVVMAAASSAEDAAPINATEWITRADSHLRGDANQMDASLDVVTPKWERTYQLRSWMLGTDKTFVRVLDPPKAKGQGFLKLASRLWQYLPAAERTVLIPPSLMLEDFLGSDFSNDDFVKQSYLPRDYTHQFIGQESVDGAPAYLIELTPKPDAPVVYGKLRAWLRTTDAAFVKLEFYNEKLVHIRTLTYTNFQPLNDRDYPMTWHMVNHLEAGHETTVTVRSAQFNLPVAEAIFTREYLERSE, encoded by the coding sequence ATGAGTCGTTATGGAGCCATAGGTCTGATCGTGGGTCTGGCCGTCGTCATGGCGGCAGCGTCGAGCGCCGAGGACGCCGCGCCCATCAACGCCACCGAGTGGATCACCCGCGCCGATTCGCATTTGCGCGGCGACGCCAATCAGATGGACGCGAGCCTCGACGTTGTGACGCCGAAATGGGAGCGGACCTATCAATTGCGTTCTTGGATGTTGGGGACTGACAAGACGTTTGTCCGGGTGCTCGATCCCCCCAAGGCCAAAGGGCAAGGGTTTCTGAAGCTTGCGTCCCGTCTCTGGCAGTACCTTCCGGCGGCGGAGAGAACCGTGCTGATCCCCCCCTCGCTCATGCTCGAAGATTTTCTGGGCAGCGATTTTAGCAATGATGACTTTGTGAAGCAAAGCTACCTCCCGAGAGATTATACGCATCAATTCATCGGGCAGGAATCGGTTGACGGCGCTCCCGCCTATCTGATTGAGTTGACGCCGAAACCCGATGCCCCGGTCGTGTATGGCAAATTACGCGCCTGGCTGCGTACGACGGATGCGGCGTTTGTGAAACTCGAATTTTATAACGAGAAACTGGTGCACATACGGACACTCACCTACACCAACTTTCAACCCCTGAATGATCGCGACTACCCCATGACGTGGCACATGGTCAACCACCTCGAGGCCGGGCATGAGACCACGGTCACGGTGCGCTCCGCGCAGTTCAATCTCCCCGTGGCCGAGGCGATCTTTACGCGGGAATACCTTGAGCGCAGCGAATGA
- a CDS encoding AMP-binding protein, whose protein sequence is MDASANLALLVTEIARRDPSRIALIYPRGRRIQGTVAYAQVTFQRLNEESDRYAHGLSAFGIRPGDRVLLLVPIGVELLTIAIALLKIGATLILIDPGMGKRNLLHCIQEVEPRGLIAVPLVHLLKAISGKYFRQITHAVTVGKKWWWSGRTHTELRDATWRPFPVAAVSPNDLAAVAFTTGSTGIPKGVHYSHGVFAAQIRLMREHYLQDDRIGLAAFPTFALYYLMMGIPCVLPPMNPSKPAQADPRAIIDLIQRFSVTSSCGSPMFWNRVSPYAAQRRLRLPSLTKVVMFGAPVAASILEQLTHILPEGAETYTPYGATEALPLTSMTGTEILQDTWALTQQGRGVCVGRALPEITLNVIRLTDERIAAWDEQLVLPPGQIGEIVVKGPVVTKRYDHRERETAMAKIEEGAAIWHRMGDVGYLDEQQRLWFCGRKNHRVVMGDRTFYPVPCESIFNQHPDVFRSALVGVGPRPHQRPIILIEPKPGKMPRSRRAIARFSRELLELGRQHEVTRSIAHVLFYPRFPVDFRHNAKIIREALAVWAERHLQREIR, encoded by the coding sequence ATGGACGCCTCAGCGAACCTGGCGTTGCTCGTGACGGAGATCGCGCGCCGCGATCCATCTCGCATCGCGCTCATCTATCCACGCGGCCGTCGCATACAAGGTACGGTAGCGTATGCCCAGGTGACGTTTCAGCGGCTCAATGAGGAGAGCGATCGATACGCGCATGGCCTCAGCGCGTTTGGGATTCGGCCCGGGGATCGCGTGCTGCTGCTGGTTCCCATCGGTGTTGAGTTGCTGACGATCGCGATAGCACTTCTAAAAATCGGGGCCACGCTCATTCTCATCGATCCTGGCATGGGCAAACGCAACCTGCTGCACTGCATTCAAGAGGTGGAGCCCCGAGGGCTCATTGCCGTGCCGCTCGTGCATCTCTTGAAGGCCATCTCGGGAAAATATTTTCGCCAAATCACCCATGCCGTCACCGTCGGGAAGAAGTGGTGGTGGAGCGGGCGGACGCATACCGAACTGCGCGACGCCACCTGGCGGCCGTTTCCCGTGGCTGCAGTCAGCCCGAATGACCTGGCCGCCGTCGCATTTACCACCGGCAGCACCGGGATCCCGAAGGGCGTGCACTATTCCCACGGCGTCTTCGCCGCTCAGATTCGTCTGATGCGCGAGCACTACCTTCAAGACGATCGCATCGGGCTCGCGGCGTTTCCGACCTTTGCGCTCTATTATCTGATGATGGGCATTCCCTGTGTCCTGCCGCCGATGAATCCCAGCAAACCAGCCCAGGCGGATCCGCGCGCGATCATCGATCTGATTCAACGATTCTCCGTGACCAGCTCCTGCGGTTCCCCCATGTTTTGGAATCGTGTCAGCCCATATGCGGCCCAGCGGAGACTTCGCTTGCCCTCGCTCACGAAGGTGGTCATGTTCGGCGCTCCCGTGGCCGCGTCGATCCTTGAACAGCTCACCCATATTCTGCCTGAAGGGGCAGAAACATACACGCCCTATGGGGCCACGGAGGCCTTACCGCTGACGTCGATGACGGGCACAGAAATTCTCCAGGACACCTGGGCATTGACTCAGCAGGGACGCGGCGTGTGTGTCGGACGCGCGTTGCCTGAGATCACACTCAACGTGATTCGGCTCACCGATGAGCGGATTGCGGCGTGGGATGAGCAGCTGGTGCTGCCCCCAGGACAGATTGGGGAAATTGTGGTGAAAGGGCCGGTCGTGACCAAGCGGTATGACCATCGAGAGCGTGAAACCGCGATGGCGAAAATTGAGGAGGGTGCGGCGATTTGGCACCGCATGGGCGATGTCGGCTATCTGGATGAGCAGCAGCGGCTATGGTTCTGCGGTCGGAAAAACCACCGCGTGGTCATGGGTGATCGCACCTTCTACCCGGTGCCTTGCGAATCGATTTTCAATCAACACCCCGATGTCTTTCGCTCAGCGCTGGTCGGCGTCGGACCGCGACCGCATCAGCGGCCGATCATTCTCATTGAGCCAAAGCCGGGGAAGATGCCACGATCCCGTCGGGCCATCGCGCGGTTCAGTCGTGAATTGCTTGAGCTCGGACGCCAGCACGAGGTGACCCGCTCCATTGCGCATGTCTTGTTTTACCCGCGCTTTCCAGTGGATTTCCGCCACAATGCGAAGATTATTCGGGAAGCACTTGCGGTCTGGGCGGAACGCCATCTTCAGCGAGAAATTCGATGA
- a CDS encoding ABC transporter ATP-binding protein, producing MSALLELRHLWKIVKDGLEEIAILKDVSCAIHRGECVTLTGPSGSGKTTLLTLLGCLDIPSKGSVTIDGRNTAMLSRVQLADQRLHGIGFVFQDYNLIPTLTALENVEYVLWVQGKSSREQRIEATRVLTRVGLGDFLHRRPNRLSRGQQQRVAVSRAIVHRPQLILGDEVTANLDRATGMSLMDFLKQLNREDGITFVYATHDPAMMGRAERVLHLLDGKLVRDSGYIPHDRRAYGLLKDPAAPTTPPATDQP from the coding sequence ATGAGCGCATTGCTTGAACTTCGCCATCTCTGGAAGATTGTGAAGGACGGGCTTGAAGAGATCGCCATCCTCAAGGATGTGTCCTGCGCCATCCACCGCGGCGAATGCGTCACGCTGACCGGCCCGTCGGGATCCGGCAAGACCACCCTGTTGACCCTGCTGGGGTGTCTTGATATCCCCTCGAAAGGGAGCGTGACGATTGATGGCCGCAATACCGCCATGTTATCCCGCGTCCAGTTGGCGGATCAACGACTCCACGGGATCGGCTTCGTGTTTCAGGATTACAACCTGATTCCGACCCTCACCGCCCTTGAGAACGTGGAATACGTCCTGTGGGTCCAGGGCAAATCCAGCCGGGAGCAGCGGATCGAAGCCACCCGCGTGCTGACCCGCGTCGGTCTTGGCGACTTCCTCCATCGGCGGCCCAACCGGCTCAGCCGGGGCCAGCAGCAGCGTGTGGCGGTCTCGCGAGCCATCGTGCACCGCCCCCAGCTGATTTTGGGCGATGAAGTCACCGCCAACCTCGACCGCGCGACGGGGATGTCGCTGATGGATTTTTTGAAACAACTTAATCGAGAAGACGGGATCACGTTTGTGTACGCCACGCACGATCCGGCGATGATGGGACGGGCCGAGCGCGTGCTGCACCTGCTCGACGGCAAGCTGGTGCGGGACTCCGGCTACATCCCGCACGACCGGCGCGCCTATGGCCTGCTGAAAGATCCGGCGGCTCCGACGACGCCTCCCGCGACGGATCAACCCTAA